A single region of the Selenomonas sp. oral taxon 920 genome encodes:
- a CDS encoding DUF4391 domain-containing protein, with product MLGLPASTELNRRIPKQKIYGKCELSPALKKAFSEQIASLHWRNKIAPEVLNLAAGKEVQELEVFELRLNDGQIDEAVLRLIDRAIPYHILFVLVWEDRMRLVLAYKETPDAKSTGVRVERYYYTDWMPVGEVVLRIEGLSMDAVYENLVRRIAGEALGDARTSTLRESVAAQGRRERIEKQIAALEAKIRREKQPKRKFELVQQLRALEASLGEGVG from the coding sequence ATGCTCGGACTGCCGGCCTCTACGGAACTCAATCGGAGAATCCCAAAACAGAAAATCTATGGCAAATGCGAGCTTAGTCCTGCGCTCAAAAAGGCGTTCAGCGAGCAGATCGCATCCCTCCACTGGCGCAACAAGATCGCGCCGGAGGTGTTGAACCTCGCTGCAGGGAAGGAGGTGCAGGAGCTCGAAGTATTCGAGCTGCGTCTGAACGATGGGCAAATTGATGAGGCTGTTCTGCGCCTCATTGACCGAGCGATCCCGTATCACATCCTCTTTGTCCTCGTGTGGGAGGATCGGATGCGCCTTGTTCTTGCATACAAAGAAACACCTGACGCAAAGAGTACAGGCGTGCGGGTGGAGCGGTACTATTACACAGACTGGATGCCTGTGGGGGAGGTAGTTCTGCGTATCGAGGGACTGTCGATGGATGCCGTCTATGAGAACCTCGTCCGCCGGATTGCGGGCGAGGCACTCGGGGATGCACGCACATCGACCCTCCGGGAGAGCGTCGCGGCGCAGGGGCGCAGAGAGCGGATCGAAAAGCAGATTGCTGCGCTCGAGGCGAAGATCCGGCGGGAGAAACAGCCGAAGAGGAAGTTTGAGCTTGTGCAGCAGCTGCGAGCATTGGAGGCATCCCTTGGCGAAGGAGTGGGATAA
- a CDS encoding site-specific DNA-methyltransferase → MERMKMHSRDNVAQNIEAVGRLFPNALTEVMRDGKLVQAIDFDVLRQELAREIVEGREERYAFTWPDKRQAILAANAPIAMALRPIVEDSVGRDGTAGAFDSENLYIEGDNLDVLKLLQETYLGKVKMIYIDPPYNTGNDAFVYDDDFAMENGEFHAVNGWRDEDGAMQYDLRANNVSNGRFHTDWLNMIYPRLRVAKSLLADDGVIFISIDDSEQENLKKVCNEIFGEQNYVGTVIWERAFSPKNDAKYFSASHDFIVVYAKNITNFSIGLLPRSEIANARYKNPDNDPRGPWTADNMTVKTYSATYDYPITTPNGTVIRPTDGRCWFTNRERMEKLIEEGRVWFGENGGNTPRIKRYLADVQQGMTPTTIWQHEDVGHNQEGRQEVKRLFEDKGYFAGPKPLRLLKRILRVANVDEDALILDFFSGSATTAHAVMQLNAEDGGHRKFIMVQLPEATDEGGTAYKAGYRNICEIGKERIRRAGAKIAAEAGEKAAGLDLGFRCLRLDTSNMTDVYYAPDAVTQDGLFAQVDNVKADRTPEDLLVQTMLDLGILLSEPIAVEEIAGRRVFNVADGFLLACFDRAVTDETVTAIAKRKPYYAVFRDASMADDSALTNFDQIFAAYSPATVRRVL, encoded by the coding sequence ATGGAGCGGATGAAGATGCACAGCAGGGACAATGTGGCGCAGAATATCGAGGCGGTGGGGCGGCTGTTCCCGAATGCGCTGACGGAGGTCATGCGGGACGGGAAGCTCGTGCAGGCGATTGACTTCGATGTGCTGCGGCAGGAGCTCGCGCGTGAGATCGTGGAGGGGCGCGAGGAGCGCTATGCGTTCACATGGCCGGACAAGCGGCAGGCGATCCTCGCGGCAAATGCGCCGATTGCGATGGCGCTGCGTCCCATCGTGGAAGACAGTGTCGGGCGGGACGGCACGGCGGGTGCATTCGACAGCGAAAACCTCTACATCGAGGGGGATAATCTCGATGTGCTGAAGCTGCTCCAAGAGACGTACCTCGGCAAGGTAAAGATGATCTATATCGATCCGCCTTACAATACAGGGAATGACGCCTTTGTGTACGATGATGATTTTGCGATGGAGAACGGGGAGTTCCATGCGGTGAACGGGTGGCGCGACGAGGACGGCGCGATGCAGTATGATCTGCGTGCGAACAATGTGAGCAACGGACGCTTTCATACGGACTGGCTGAATATGATCTATCCGCGTCTCAGAGTGGCGAAGAGTCTGCTTGCGGATGATGGGGTAATTTTTATCAGTATTGATGACAGTGAGCAGGAGAATCTCAAGAAGGTTTGCAATGAGATTTTCGGTGAGCAGAATTATGTAGGAACAGTTATATGGGAAAGGGCTTTTTCACCGAAAAATGACGCAAAATATTTCTCTGCAAGTCATGACTTTATTGTTGTATATGCGAAGAATATAACGAATTTTTCCATTGGATTATTGCCTCGTTCTGAAATAGCCAATGCACGCTATAAAAATCCGGACAATGATCCAAGAGGACCATGGACAGCAGACAATATGACCGTAAAAACATACAGTGCTACATACGACTATCCTATTACGACGCCCAACGGAACAGTAATTCGTCCGACAGATGGAAGATGTTGGTTTACGAATAGAGAACGCATGGAGAAACTCATAGAAGAAGGAAGAGTGTGGTTTGGTGAAAATGGGGGGAATACGCCAAGAATAAAGCGATACCTTGCAGATGTTCAGCAAGGTATGACCCCGACGACAATATGGCAACACGAGGATGTTGGGCACAATCAAGAAGGTAGACAGGAAGTAAAACGACTATTTGAGGACAAAGGATATTTTGCTGGCCCGAAACCGCTTCGCCTATTAAAACGTATTCTTAGGGTGGCAAATGTGGATGAAGACGCTCTTATCCTCGATTTCTTCTCTGGCTCTGCCACAACCGCTCATGCCGTGATGCAGCTGAACGCCGAGGATGGTGGTCATCGAAAGTTCATCATGGTGCAGCTGCCCGAGGCGACGGACGAGGGCGGTACAGCCTACAAAGCTGGCTATCGGAATATCTGCGAGATTGGCAAGGAGCGCATCCGCCGTGCGGGAGCGAAGATCGCGGCTGAGGCGGGCGAGAAGGCGGCAGGGCTTGATCTTGGATTCCGCTGTCTGCGGCTCGATACGAGCAATATGACCGATGTCTACTATGCGCCCGATGCGGTGACGCAGGACGGGCTTTTCGCGCAGGTGGATAATGTGAAGGCGGATCGCACGCCGGAGGATCTGCTCGTTCAGACGATGCTCGATCTCGGCATTCTGCTCTCGGAGCCGATTGCGGTGGAGGAGATCGCGGGGCGGCGGGTCTTTAACGTCGCGGACGGCTTCCTCCTCGCGTGTTTTGACCGCGCTGTGACGGATGAGACGGTGACGGCAATCGCAAAGCGAAAGCCCTACTATGCCGTATTCCGCGATGCCTCGATGGCAGACGACTCTGCGCTGACGAACTTTGACCAGATCTTTGCGGCGTACAGCCCCGCAACGGTGCGGCGGGTGCTGTAG
- a CDS encoding nucleotidyltransferase family protein yields the protein MMQTSVFTMEQIAAAVKPLADKYRVKEIYLFGSYARGEADENSDLDFLVFGGEMFRRTMIFALAEELREVLKKNVDVFEIAEVNPNSNFYQTIMKEKVLVA from the coding sequence ATGATGCAAACGTCTGTATTTACCATGGAACAGATTGCTGCAGCGGTGAAACCGCTTGCTGATAAATACCGTGTGAAGGAAATTTATTTGTTTGGTTCGTACGCACGCGGGGAAGCGGACGAGAACAGCGATTTGGATTTTCTTGTTTTTGGTGGAGAAATGTTTCGGCGAACGATGATTTTTGCCTTGGCGGAGGAGCTGCGCGAGGTGCTCAAGAAAAACGTGGATGTTTTTGAAATCGCAGAGGTCAACCCGAACAGTAATTTCTATCAAACGATTATGAAAGAAAAGGTTTTGGTGGCATGA
- a CDS encoding HepT-like ribonuclease domain-containing protein, with protein MKYSDRQRVQKIYDYAVQLQEYIRKNDIEKEELLTQLPLQWLVTTPLYNMGEHCYYLSAAYKAKHAEISWTMIAGLRHRLVHDYDGTNWNIISEVVFEELPILIQQLERCLTEYENTGDC; from the coding sequence ATGAAGTACTCGGATCGGCAAAGGGTTCAAAAGATCTATGACTATGCTGTTCAGTTGCAGGAATATATCCGAAAAAACGACATTGAAAAAGAGGAGTTGCTGACGCAGCTGCCGCTTCAATGGCTTGTCACAACGCCGTTATACAATATGGGAGAGCACTGTTATTATTTGTCCGCAGCGTATAAGGCGAAACATGCTGAAATCTCATGGACGATGATTGCAGGGCTCAGGCATCGCCTTGTGCATGATTATGACGGGACGAACTGGAATATTATTTCAGAGGTTGTTTTTGAGGAGTTGCCCATCCTGATCCAGCAGTTGGAGCGCTGTTTGACAGAATATGAGAATACGGGTGATTGCTGA
- a CDS encoding type III restriction-modification system endonuclease: MKFHFTVQPYQTDAVEAVVRVFEGQPYAARTTYLRDVGTGAAQGNLLPVQESYMNAPLLTAEADDGFRNEKLHLTQGELLAHIRRVQSARNLHLSDTLSAPLGACALDVEMETGTGKTYVYIKTMFELNRRYGWSKFIVVVPSIAIREGVKKSFEMTAEHFMEHYGKKARFFVYSSANLNQLDAFSADAGLSVMIINTQAFAASLNEEKSIEGRGGNKEARIIYSKRDAFGSRRPIDVIAANRPILILDEPQKMGKKGSVTQKALAQFAPLFTLNYSATHAERHNLVYVLDAVDAYNARLVKKIEVKGFEVKNLPGVGRYLYLAEIVLSPKVPPRARIEFEVAQKGGVRRTLRIVSKGDNLCHLSGGMAQYEGYVVEHIDAAAGTVLFLNGTTLHTGDVQGDVSEADLRRVQIRETIVSHFEKEQRLFARGIKTLSLFFIDEVAKYRQYDADGNAVLGEYGRIFEEEYRAVMNENRDIFDPAYMKYLDDVPVEKIHAGYFSIDKKTGRAVDSSLRRGSDLSDDISAYDLILKDKERLLSFDEPTRVIFSHSALREGWDNPNVFQICTLKHAASVTAKRQEVGRGLRLAVDQTGQRMDRMVLGDAVHEVNVLTVIASESYAGFVGDLQKQMEAELYDRPKAATEAYFKGKTVQSADGTAVELDEKAARVIYKYLLQHDYIDDDGHVTEDYRTALAAGALKPLPEVLTPMTEGVHRLVQAIYDESVLRTMISDAGATKTPENKLNERFYQKEFQELWKRINHKYAYTVSFDTRQLVRAAIDHINAELRVSRLQYTITYGSQQTDLDVGMVADGTSFAYGKSRTSTLKRAQGSAVTYDLIGRIAAGTTLTRRTVAEILQGIKTEVFAGYRCNPEEFIRTVTRLILEQKATRIVDHIEYNTIEGSYDASIFATEKRPYSEAYEAEKAIQNYVFTDGNVERKFAQDLDGGNEVLIYAKLPRGFAIPTPVGSYAPDWAIVFREGKVRHIYFVAETKGTLSSLQLRPIEEAKIACAKKLFEKLHSDCVIYEHVNDFQTLLNSVMT, translated from the coding sequence ATGAAGTTTCACTTTACGGTGCAGCCGTATCAGACGGATGCGGTGGAGGCGGTTGTCCGTGTGTTCGAGGGGCAGCCGTATGCCGCGCGCACGACGTATCTGCGTGATGTTGGGACGGGCGCGGCGCAGGGAAATCTGCTGCCGGTGCAGGAGAGCTACATGAATGCCCCCCTTCTCACGGCGGAGGCGGACGATGGTTTTCGGAATGAAAAGCTGCATCTGACGCAGGGGGAGCTGCTCGCGCATATCCGCAGGGTGCAGAGCGCACGCAATCTCCATCTGTCTGATACGCTCTCCGCGCCGCTCGGTGCGTGTGCGCTGGATGTGGAGATGGAGACGGGCACGGGCAAGACGTATGTCTATATCAAGACGATGTTCGAGCTGAACCGCCGCTATGGCTGGAGCAAGTTCATCGTGGTGGTGCCGAGCATCGCCATCCGCGAGGGCGTAAAGAAGTCCTTCGAAATGACGGCGGAGCATTTCATGGAGCACTATGGGAAGAAGGCGCGGTTCTTCGTCTACAGCAGTGCGAATCTGAATCAGCTGGACGCATTCTCTGCCGATGCAGGGCTCTCGGTGATGATCATCAACACGCAGGCGTTCGCTGCCTCGCTGAACGAGGAGAAGTCGATCGAGGGACGCGGCGGGAATAAGGAGGCGCGCATCATCTACTCGAAGCGCGATGCGTTCGGCTCGCGTCGTCCGATCGATGTGATCGCGGCGAACCGTCCGATCCTCATTCTCGATGAGCCGCAAAAGATGGGAAAGAAGGGCTCGGTGACGCAGAAGGCGCTCGCGCAGTTCGCTCCCCTCTTTACGCTGAACTATTCGGCGACGCACGCGGAGCGTCACAATCTCGTCTATGTGTTGGATGCGGTGGACGCCTACAATGCACGCCTCGTGAAGAAGATCGAGGTGAAGGGGTTCGAGGTGAAGAATCTGCCGGGTGTGGGGCGCTATCTCTATCTCGCGGAGATCGTGCTCTCGCCGAAGGTGCCGCCGCGTGCGCGGATCGAGTTCGAGGTAGCGCAAAAGGGCGGGGTGCGGCGCACGCTGCGCATTGTTTCTAAGGGGGACAATCTCTGCCATCTCTCGGGCGGGATGGCGCAGTACGAGGGCTATGTGGTGGAGCACATCGATGCCGCTGCGGGGACGGTGCTTTTCCTGAACGGTACAACGCTCCATACGGGAGATGTGCAGGGCGACGTATCGGAGGCGGATCTCCGGCGGGTGCAGATCCGTGAGACGATTGTCTCGCATTTTGAGAAGGAGCAGCGGCTTTTCGCACGCGGGATCAAGACGCTCTCGTTGTTCTTCATCGACGAGGTGGCGAAGTACCGTCAGTACGATGCAGATGGAAATGCCGTGCTTGGGGAGTACGGGCGGATCTTCGAGGAGGAGTACCGCGCGGTGATGAACGAAAACCGCGATATTTTTGACCCTGCGTATATGAAATATCTGGACGATGTGCCTGTAGAAAAGATACACGCGGGGTATTTCAGCATTGACAAGAAGACGGGACGCGCGGTGGACAGCAGTCTCAGGCGCGGATCGGATCTGTCGGACGACATCTCGGCGTATGATCTGATCCTGAAGGATAAGGAGCGGCTGCTCTCGTTCGATGAGCCGACGCGTGTGATTTTCTCCCACTCGGCGCTGCGCGAGGGCTGGGACAATCCGAATGTGTTCCAGATCTGTACGCTGAAGCACGCGGCGAGTGTGACGGCGAAGCGGCAGGAGGTGGGCAGAGGCCTGCGCCTTGCGGTCGATCAGACGGGCCAGCGGATGGATCGGATGGTGCTGGGAGATGCGGTGCATGAGGTGAATGTGTTGACGGTGATCGCGAGCGAGAGCTATGCGGGATTCGTCGGCGATCTGCAAAAGCAGATGGAGGCGGAGCTGTACGATCGTCCGAAGGCGGCGACGGAGGCGTATTTCAAGGGGAAGACGGTACAGTCGGCGGATGGTACGGCGGTGGAGCTGGATGAGAAGGCGGCGCGGGTGATCTATAAATATCTCCTGCAACATGACTATATCGACGATGACGGGCATGTGACGGAGGACTATCGTACGGCACTTGCAGCGGGGGCGCTCAAGCCTCTGCCTGAGGTTCTCACACCCATGACGGAGGGGGTTCATCGCCTCGTGCAGGCAATCTATGACGAGAGTGTGCTGCGCACGATGATTTCGGATGCGGGGGCGACGAAGACACCGGAGAATAAGCTGAACGAGCGATTTTATCAGAAAGAGTTTCAGGAACTCTGGAAGAGGATTAATCACAAGTACGCCTATACGGTCTCATTTGACACGAGACAACTCGTACGGGCGGCCATCGACCATATCAACGCTGAGCTGCGTGTCAGCCGTCTCCAATACACGATCACCTATGGCAGTCAGCAGACGGATCTGGATGTGGGCATGGTGGCGGACGGCACGAGCTTTGCCTACGGCAAGAGTCGGACGAGCACGCTGAAACGCGCACAGGGGTCTGCGGTGACGTATGATCTGATCGGGCGTATTGCGGCGGGGACGACACTCACGCGGCGCACGGTCGCAGAGATTTTGCAGGGGATTAAGACCGAGGTGTTCGCAGGCTACCGCTGCAATCCTGAGGAGTTTATCCGTACGGTGACGCGGCTCATCCTCGAGCAGAAAGCGACACGCATCGTCGATCACATCGAGTACAATACGATCGAGGGCAGCTACGATGCGAGTATCTTTGCCACGGAGAAGCGCCCCTACAGCGAGGCATACGAGGCGGAGAAGGCGATTCAGAACTATGTGTTCACGGACGGTAATGTGGAGAGGAAATTTGCCCAGGATCTCGACGGCGGGAACGAGGTGCTGATCTATGCGAAGCTGCCGCGCGGGTTCGCCATCCCGACGCCGGTCGGCAGCTATGCGCCGGATTGGGCGATTGTGTTTCGCGAGGGGAAGGTGCGTCACATCTACTTCGTCGCGGAGACGAAGGGAACGCTGTCCTCGCTCCAGCTTCGTCCGATTGAGGAGGCAAAAATAGCGTGTGCAAAGAAGCTGTTTGAAAAACTGCATAGTGACTGCGTTATCTATGAGCATGTGAATGATTTCCAGACGCTGCTCAACAGCGTGATGACGTGA
- a CDS encoding ADP-ribosylglycohydrolase family protein, producing MIGAIIGDIVGSRFEFNNHRSKEFDLFGKGCFATDDSIMTLAVAKAIMETERAAAYMSENSDGAEAFRALLGENTVRCMQDIGRHYPNCGYGGRFHQWMFSDDPQPYHSFGNGAAMRVSPAGFAARDAEEALFLAEAVTAVTHNHPEGIKGAKATAAAIHMACTGADRREIKGYIERNYYPLDFSINGIRDSYRFNETCQETVPQAIECFLESTSFEDAIRTAISLGGDSDTIAAITGAIAEAYYGIPDWMRAQALSYLDGRLRAVYDEWQGTHGTPRETFHVLTKYIGKFAEMERSEEPADGSVRVHEGETAAIRFIGSITVFEDEFYAFAKEYPAYHLMNYADILESHGIEWSERSMSAADVSKMDAQSVFALITGAVRAEHLSGGALKPCFENGSMLKWLRRLREIDAVSHEQKI from the coding sequence ATGATCGGAGCAATCATTGGCGATATCGTTGGCTCGCGGTTCGAGTTCAACAATCACCGCAGCAAGGAGTTTGATCTCTTTGGCAAGGGCTGTTTTGCAACGGATGACAGCATCATGACGCTCGCCGTGGCAAAGGCGATCATGGAGACGGAGAGAGCAGCGGCGTATATGTCCGAGAACAGCGACGGTGCGGAGGCGTTCCGCGCGCTGCTCGGCGAGAACACGGTGCGCTGTATGCAGGACATCGGGCGGCACTATCCGAACTGCGGGTATGGCGGACGGTTCCATCAGTGGATGTTCAGCGACGATCCGCAGCCGTATCACAGTTTTGGCAACGGTGCGGCGATGCGCGTGAGTCCTGCCGGATTCGCTGCGCGCGATGCGGAGGAAGCCTTATTCCTTGCAGAGGCTGTGACTGCGGTCACGCACAACCATCCCGAGGGAATCAAGGGCGCGAAGGCGACCGCTGCTGCGATCCATATGGCATGTACGGGTGCTGACAGGCGGGAAATCAAGGGGTATATAGAGCGGAATTACTATCCGTTGGATTTTTCCATCAACGGCATTCGGGATAGTTACCGTTTCAACGAGACCTGTCAGGAGACCGTTCCGCAGGCAATTGAGTGCTTCCTTGAGTCCACATCCTTTGAGGATGCGATCCGCACGGCAATCTCGCTCGGCGGTGACAGCGACACCATCGCCGCAATCACGGGCGCGATCGCCGAGGCGTACTACGGCATTCCCGACTGGATGCGGGCACAGGCGCTTTCCTATCTCGATGGGCGGCTGCGTGCAGTATATGACGAATGGCAGGGGACTCACGGCACACCTCGGGAGACATTCCATGTGCTGACGAAGTACATCGGCAAATTTGCGGAGATGGAGCGATCTGAGGAGCCGGCGGATGGCAGTGTTCGTGTGCATGAGGGAGAAACGGCTGCAATTCGGTTCATCGGTTCTATTACGGTGTTCGAGGATGAATTTTATGCGTTCGCGAAGGAATATCCGGCGTATCATCTGATGAACTATGCGGATATACTCGAGTCACATGGGATCGAGTGGAGTGAGCGCAGTATGTCTGCTGCCGATGTGAGTAAAATGGACGCGCAGAGTGTCTTTGCGCTTATCACGGGTGCCGTTCGCGCGGAGCATCTAAGTGGCGGCGCATTGAAACCGTGCTTTGAGAATGGTTCCATGCTGAAATGGCTGCGGCGACTGAGAGAGATTGACGCTGTCTCGCATGAACAGAAGATCTGA
- a CDS encoding MFS transporter, translated as MRIPLRQYMALLGITIAAFIFNTSEFIPIALLIDISKSFSMTEAATGQMITIYAWVVALLSLPLMLLTCRMELKRLLLLMVALFGLGQLVSGLATSYDVLLGARIIVACAHSIFWSIAAPLATRLVTREHRPMALGMIVTGSSVATIVGLPLGRVIGLAAGWRMTFLLLAVVAAIAFVYLALLLPKRAPGEGFTIGELPSLVRQPALACIYIMTALFATAYFTMYSYIEPFLHNVAAFSPDLITVALMLLGVSGILASLVFSRMYGKRRFFLLRWCLVGVAAMLFLWQAASISVGTMIVLTMLLGVLATLYNTMFQAEVLAIVPRDASTVATAIYSGIFNLGIGSGTYIGGLAAGDGHLAHIGYIGALIAGVAALLCRCVYVKDVQGR; from the coding sequence ATGAGGATTCCATTGCGTCAATATATGGCGCTGCTCGGCATTACGATTGCCGCATTTATCTTTAACACATCCGAGTTCATACCGATTGCGCTGCTCATCGATATCTCGAAGTCGTTCTCCATGACGGAGGCGGCGACGGGGCAGATGATTACGATCTATGCGTGGGTGGTTGCTCTGCTCTCGCTGCCGCTCATGCTGCTGACCTGCCGCATGGAGCTGAAACGCCTCCTGCTGCTGATGGTCGCGCTCTTTGGCCTCGGGCAGCTCGTCTCCGGGCTCGCGACGAGCTATGATGTGCTGCTCGGCGCACGCATCATCGTCGCCTGCGCGCACTCGATTTTCTGGTCGATTGCCGCACCGCTTGCAACGCGCCTCGTGACGCGCGAGCATCGCCCGATGGCACTCGGCATGATCGTGACGGGCAGCTCCGTCGCGACGATTGTCGGGCTGCCGCTCGGGCGTGTGATCGGCCTCGCGGCGGGGTGGCGCATGACGTTCCTGCTGCTCGCCGTGGTTGCCGCCATCGCGTTTGTCTATCTCGCGCTTCTCCTGCCGAAACGGGCACCGGGAGAGGGGTTCACCATCGGCGAACTGCCGTCTCTCGTCCGCCAGCCTGCGCTCGCGTGCATTTACATCATGACGGCACTCTTTGCGACGGCGTACTTCACGATGTACAGCTACATCGAGCCGTTCCTGCACAATGTTGCGGCGTTCTCGCCCGATCTGATCACAGTCGCGCTCATGCTGCTCGGGGTCAGCGGCATCCTCGCGAGCCTTGTTTTCTCCAGGATGTATGGAAAGCGCCGCTTTTTCCTGCTGCGCTGGTGCCTTGTCGGGGTCGCGGCCATGCTCTTCCTCTGGCAGGCGGCATCCATCTCCGTCGGCACGATGATCGTGCTCACGATGCTGCTCGGGGTACTCGCAACGCTCTACAACACGATGTTCCAGGCGGAGGTGCTCGCCATCGTCCCGCGCGACGCATCGACCGTCGCGACGGCGATCTACTCGGGCATCTTCAACCTCGGCATCGGCAGCGGAACGTACATCGGCGGGCTCGCGGCGGGGGACGGCCACCTCGCCCACATCGGCTACATCGGCGCACTGATTGCCGGTGTCGCTGCCCTCCTCTGCCGCTGCGTCTACGTGAAAGACGTGCAGGGGAGATAA
- a CDS encoding TNT domain-containing protein has translation MTIRFPIRIIAAALFALSAVLGAPNAQDALLAIGTPAAAAQEAQTEPSYWQMYYNFAPPTDEFIAGLAAEQGVAYTPGKKGEARFYADDGRPIYPSNDGAVGLIVTVTLPAGDVLTRYGKPTGRYVSPDGMTFEQRALPSTTSEGDFHVYCVERPIDGVQKGKIAPWFGRTGGGIQYKLPDRIVNLMEASMLREVDLAEEKEAA, from the coding sequence ATGACAATCCGATTCCCCATCCGCATCATTGCCGCCGCACTCTTCGCGCTGAGTGCCGTTCTCGGTGCACCGAACGCACAGGACGCACTGCTCGCCATCGGTACGCCCGCCGCTGCAGCACAGGAGGCACAGACAGAGCCGAGCTACTGGCAGATGTACTACAACTTCGCCCCGCCGACGGATGAGTTTATCGCAGGGCTCGCCGCCGAGCAGGGTGTCGCCTATACCCCGGGCAAGAAGGGTGAGGCACGTTTTTACGCCGATGACGGCCGCCCGATCTATCCGAGCAACGATGGTGCGGTCGGTCTGATCGTGACCGTCACGCTCCCTGCGGGCGATGTGCTGACGCGCTACGGGAAGCCGACGGGACGGTATGTCTCACCGGACGGCATGACGTTCGAGCAGCGGGCACTGCCGAGCACGACGAGTGAGGGCGACTTCCACGTCTACTGCGTTGAGCGGCCCATCGACGGTGTGCAGAAAGGGAAGATCGCGCCGTGGTTCGGACGCACAGGCGGCGGCATCCAGTACAAGCTCCCCGACCGCATCGTGAATCTGATGGAGGCGTCTATGCTGCGTGAGGTGGACTTGGCCGAGGAGAAGGAAGCCGCATAA
- a CDS encoding DUF805 domain-containing protein, whose product MAFCENCGNQLNAGERFCTNCGTQVAAAPPRPAAPSAAPAQPPRPAQQEPPPTHSMGAAAGGMGAAAGGAVGGAMGGGTGGQPPQMQHAPMESPPMEQMPYQAAQQQTGAYGGAAAGQPPSAKSIKDMFFTYRGRLNRKPFILRGFLLSVLSSVMSTVMTEMTEASSTVMHLLALLPLLLMVVLSVGTFMLIIRRWHDLGKSGWLSLLMLIPLLNLLVLIFLWVKKGTDGPNAYGDDPLA is encoded by the coding sequence ATGGCGTTCTGTGAAAACTGCGGCAATCAGCTGAATGCGGGGGAGCGGTTCTGTACGAACTGCGGCACGCAGGTCGCGGCCGCTCCGCCCCGTCCCGCCGCCCCTTCAGCAGCTCCTGCGCAGCCGCCGCGCCCAGCACAGCAGGAGCCCCCGCCGACACATTCGATGGGAGCTGCTGCCGGCGGCATGGGCGCTGCAGCCGGAGGAGCCGTCGGGGGAGCAATGGGAGGAGGAACGGGCGGACAGCCGCCGCAGATGCAGCACGCTCCGATGGAGAGCCCTCCGATGGAGCAGATGCCGTACCAAGCGGCACAGCAGCAGACGGGCGCATACGGCGGTGCTGCGGCGGGACAGCCACCATCGGCGAAGAGCATCAAGGATATGTTCTTCACCTATCGGGGGCGTCTCAACCGCAAACCGTTCATCCTGCGCGGGTTTCTGCTGAGTGTCCTCTCGTCGGTGATGTCGACCGTCATGACGGAAATGACAGAAGCCTCCTCTACGGTGATGCATTTGCTCGCGCTGCTGCCGCTCCTCCTCATGGTGGTTCTCAGCGTCGGCACCTTTATGCTCATCATCCGCCGCTGGCATGATCTGGGCAAGAGCGGCTGGCTCTCCCTGCTCATGCTGATCCCGCTGCTGAACCTCTTGGTTCTGATCTTCCTGTGGGTGAAAAAGGGGACGGACGGCCCGAACGCATACGGCGACGATCCACTGGCATAG